The Streptomyces vinaceus genome contains the following window.
TCCGGTCCGGCGGTGCCCGGCCGTTGCTCTGGCACGTGCGCGTGCAGCACTTCCAGCTGCTGGTCGAGGAGGGCCTGCTCGAGCTCGACCAGGGCGCGGGAGGGATCACAGCCCAGCTCCTCGCGCAGCACCGCCCGGGCCCGGCGTAGCGCGGCCAGGGCATCGGCGCGCCGCCCGCACGCCCAGTGGGCGAGCGTGAGCAGACGCCAGCCCTCCTCCCGCAGGGGGTGCTCGCCCACCAGGGCCTCGGCGGCCGACGCCGCCCTGACGGTGTGTCCGGTGCGCAGGTCCGCGGCGAGGGCCAGCTCGCGGGCGTCCGCCCGCAGCGCGGCCAGCCGGGCCGCTTCGGGACGGGCCCACGTCTCGTCGGAGAACTCCTGGAAGGCAGGGCCCCGCCACCAGGCCAGCGCTTCGGCCAGCAGCTGGCGCGCCTGCGCGGCCGGGGCGCGCTGCGCCCGGTCCAGCCGGTCCTCGAACCGCCAGGCGTCCACCGCCTCCTGGGGGAGGAGAAGGGCGTACCCCGGAGGGGAGGTGACCAGGACCGCCGCGGGCGTGCGGGGCGGCCGATCGGGTTCGAGCACGCGGCGGAGGTTGGACACGTAGGCGTGCAGTGACACGGTGGCCTTGGCCGGTGGGGTGCCGCGCCACAGGTCCTCGACGAGGCGGTCGACGGACACCACCGCCCCGCGGGCCGCGAGCAAGCAGGCGAGCACGGCCCTCTGCCGCGGTGCTCCCAGGGGACCGGCGTGCCTCTCGTCTCGGCCTCCAATGAGCCCAGCACTCGTATGCGCAACACGTCCGGGAATCTACCGGAGGTGGCGAGAACGAGTCGTCAACGAAGGCTGAACGCCCAGGTCGGAGGCGGTTCCGGCAAGGTCCGTAGGAGACGGCCCATGGGTTCGCCAAGCCAACACCAAGTGGCGACGGGCAGTTTCGGTACGTCCATTGCCCCGCATGCGATCCATGGAGCGAGCGAGCGTGTCCCCCAGCACCACCTCCCAACGACCCCACACCCACGAGATGGTCGTGGTCCACCGTGTCTTCCGCCGCGAGTCGGCGCTGCTGCCGCGGCTGGTCCGGGCCGTCCCGGACGGTGCGACCGGCCGGGCCGCCCAGGTCGGGGCGCACCTGGCCGAATATATGGAGGGGCTGCGCCACCACCACACCGTCGAGGACGAGACGATCTGGCCGCTGCTGCGCGAACGCGCGGCGGATGAGGAACTGGTCGCGCGGATGGAGGAGCAGCACACCGGGATCGACACCTGCTCAGCTATGGTGGCCGACCGCGCGCTCCAGTGGCAGCGGACCGCCGACCGTACGGCGGGGCAGCAGCTCGCGCTGGCGTTGGACGAGCACCGTACGGCGTTGTTCGAGCACCTCGACGACGAGGAGCGGCTGGTCCTGCCCCTGGTGGCCCAACACCTGACCGTCGCTGAGTGGGACGCGGTCGGGCGCCGCGGTATGGAGGGCATACCCAAGGAGAAGCTCATGATTGCGCTCGGTGCCCTGCTTGAGGACGCCACCCCGCAGGAAGAGGCCTACTTCCTCGGCAGGGCCCCGTTCATCGGGCGCCTGCTGTGGAAGGCGGTCGGACGCAGGCAGTACGCCGCTTCCTGCCGGGCCCTGAGGGCCCCGCTCTCCGAGCTCGACGGTGGCCCGGGACGATGACCGTACTCGACTCCGCCCCCACGGCCCTGGACGCCTACCGGACCTGCGAGTTCGTCACCCTCGGCAGGAACGGGACCCCACTGGCCTGGCCCACGGCGGTGGCCCGGCGCCCGGACGGGACCCTCCTGCTGACCACCTCCCTGGCCTTCGCGCAGAAGGCGCTGAACGTGCGCCGGGACGGCAGGGTCGCCCTGCTCTTCTCGGACCCGACCGGCAGCGGCCTCGATCCCGCCCCGCAGGTCTTCGTGGGAGGCCGGGCCCAGTGCCCGGACGAGATCATGACCGGCCCGGAAGGGGCGGAGGAGTACTGGCGGATGCTCTTCGACCGGCAGCCGCACAGCCGTTCGTACCTCTCGGCGCCCATGCGGCCACTGATGCAGTGGTACTACCTACGGCTCCTCATCACCGTCGAGCCCGAGCAATTGACGGTACGGCCGCCCCTGGCCGCGCTGTCGGAACCGGGTGCGGCGGCAGCCGTCACCGGGACCGAGGCGCTCTCCGGCGCCGCGCAGCTGAGCCGCTTCCCCACCGCCGTACTCGCCGCACGGGACGCCACCGGGGCGCCGCTGCTCGCCCGGACCCGGCCGCGGCCCACCCCGGCCGGCTACCTGGTGGACGTGCCGCCGGACTGCGCGGTGGAACGCGGGTCGGCCTCGCTGCTGGTGCACCGACACGACGAGCGGCTGAACCACATGTACAACGCATCCGTCCGCGGGGACCTGAGGCGGACCGACGACGGCTGGTTGCTGGTCCCGTCGGCCGTGGTCGAACCGATGGGGTCGGGACGGCCGACCGACGCGCTCCGCGTCCTGCGGCACACGAAGCGCTCCACCGACCGCTATCTGGAGCGGAGGGGGCTGCCCCGGCCGAAGGTGCAGTGGGACCGCTTCCGTGCCCTGGCGAAGTCCGCGGCACAGAAGGAGCAGGCCTCGTGAGCAATCTGGTGGTCCGCCTCGCCGCCGCGCTCACGGGCGTCCGGAGCCGCGCCGCACACCCCCGGGCCCGGACCGGCGGTGACCGCATGCGGCAGGTGATGCGCTCGCCCCACCACTGACCTGCGAACTGCGTGCGGGTCGTTACAGGACCGAGGCGGAATCCCGCCTCGGTCGCCGCTCAGATCCTGGTAGGCGGCAATGCCTCACCGTGTGCGCGCTGCCTGAAGAGGCGCTACTCGTGGCCGGCTTCGACAGTGCAGCACCGGTGCGGCTGACGCCTGTCTGCAGCCCGCTGTTCTGGGACCCTGTGTTTGTTGCCACACGCCTTCCACCACACCGCCCCATGTGCCGCGACCAGGGGCCTTTTCGCGCAGTCGAGTGTCTTGCACCTCAGTGCCTCTCCACCGGGTCTTCTGAGGCGATGTCGAGTTCGACGGACCATGTCGGACCGGCATGGTCGCCCGAGGCGGGGTCCGAGAGATCGACTTCGGGACAGGCCTGGGCGACGGCCGTGAGTACGTCGTGCCGCCGACCGAGCTGGTCCGGCGTTGCCCGCTAGGCCGACGTTGCACCGTCGGTCGGGGAGGGTCGCCCGTGCTGAGCGTAGTGAATGCCGATGGAACGACGAGACCGGCTCCCTGATTGACGACATCGTCCGCAGGCGCTAGGCGGATGCTGGTCGCCGCTGGCGAGGCTGAACTCAACCCCTACATCGCCGAGTTGGCTGACCAGCGAGATGAGAGTGGGCGTCGCCTGGTGGTCCGCATCGCCGGCCACCGTCACCCGGCTGACCGCCCAGTGGCAGGGCGACCACAAGGCGTTCAGCAAGCGTGACCTGTCCGCCACGGACTACGTCTACGTCTGGGCCGATGGTATCCACCTGCGCATACGGCTGGAGGAGGCGTACGGCGCGGAGTTCCCCAAGGCCGGCAATAAGATCGTCGATGACGAGGATGAGCTGCTGGCGTTCTTCGACTTCCCCGCCGAGCACTGGATCCACCTGCGGACAACCAACCCCATCGACTCGACCTTCGCGACCGTCCGTCTGCGGACCAAGGTCACCAAGGCCGCCGGATCCCGGGCCGCCGCCCTGACGATGGTCTTCAAGCTCGTCGAGTCTGCCCAGGCCCGCCGGCGCGCCGTGAATGCACCCCACCTCGTTGCCCTCGTCCGCGCCGGGGCCCGCTTCGAACGCGGCCAGCTCGCTGAACGGCCGCAGACGACCGCATCGTGAATAAGGTGGCGGACCTGCCTCGAAGTTCGAGAACATCCGGTCATGTTGGATGGCACGGCAGGACAGGACCTTCCGGTCGGCTTCGGATTCCGCCCGTATCGTGGCGACGAAGACCACGGCGCCATGGCCGCGGTGCGGCTGGGGTGTGTTGAACGGGACCGGGTCGATGTCCATTCGGTCGTGGAAGGGCTCCCGACAGCCGCCGAGATCGCCGAAGCTTCTGCCAGGTTGGAGGAGCCGTCCAGGAACCAGATCCTGGTGGTGCTCGACGGGAGCGTCGTCGGCTACTCGACGATCCGGTGGTGGCAAGAGCGGGACGATACGTGGCTGTACCTGCACCGCGGCCACCTCTTGCCCGAGCATCGCGGCCAGGGCATCGGCTCGGCCATGCTGAGCTGGGCCGAAGCGCGGATCCGCCAGCTCGTCATACAGCACGGAACGGCGCGGACGGCAGTGATCGGCGCGAACGCCACGGCCTCCGAGCAGGACGCCACGGCACTTCTGCGCGCAGCCGGCTACCGACGTGTCTTCAGCCTGGTCGAGCTGGAGCTGGGCGATCTGCAGCAGGTGCCTGAGCCAGGCAGCGCACTGCCAGCCCGGATACGGACAGGGCCGATCGGACCAAGCCACTACCGTGCAGCCTGGAGGACGGTCGTCGATTCGTACGCGGACACCGGTTTCACTCAGAGATGGCCTTTCCAGGACTTCGTCGACACCGCCGACCCGGCATGCTGGAGGGCTGCCTGGAACGGGCAGGACATGGTCGGCGTCGCCCTCTGCTCCATCCACCGTCACGACCACACCGTGGGCGAGGTGGAAGAGCTGAGTGTCCGCACGGACCAGCGACGCCTCGGAATCGGCCGGGCTCTGCTGCTGGACGGGCTGCGGAGCCTTCGCGAGCAGGGTGCAACGACCGCCCGGCTGTTCACGGGCACGGCAAATCCGCACCGGTCCTACGACCTGTACGAGAGTGTGGGGTTCCGGCAGCAGAACGAGTACGTCCGTTATCGCAAGCCGCTTGCTTGATCGACCGGCCACGGGGCTGTCAGGTCAGGCCACAGGATTTGACCATGCCTCCTCGACGCCCGAGCGGGCAGGCCGGTGGCGCTGACAAGAGCCGTGGCCGACTTCGCCTGCAGCCCCGGGTTCCTTCCGGCGGCGGACCATCCCAGCAGAATTCAATGCAGAAACGTTGCGAGTTTCGGCACGGATGCTCTCTGGCCATCCTGGTGTCCTCGGGACACCCTGCGATCGTGGGAGAGCCCATGCGCCTTAGAGACGAAATGCCCGTGGACCACCGGCTCAGTCAGGTGTACAGAGTCGGTGCCGCAGTCTGCGGGCTGCTGCTCCTCCTGTTCGGCTGTCTCGGCTTCGCCGACGGGCTGTCCTCCTTCGGAACGGATGGGCAGCGCATCGCAGGCCTGTCCACCAACAACCTGCTGAGCGGCGTCTCGGTGGCCTTCGGGTTGCTTCTGGTCGTGGCCGCGGCGGTGGGAGGGAACCTTGCGTCAACGGTCAACATCAGCGTCGGCGTGCTCTTCGTCCTGAGCGGATTCGTCCACCTTTTCCTCATCGGGCATGAGGGCAACATATTGGACTTCGGCATGTCCAACGTCGTCTTCAGCTTTCTGATGGGTCTGCTTGTCATGACCTTCGGGATGTACGGCCGGGTCAGCGGCGGGCTCCCACACGACAACCCCTACTGGCGGCGCCGACACCCCAAACAGGCGGCGCGCGAGGCGCCGATCTCCCTCCCGCAGGCCGGTATCGCGACAGCCGCTTCCGACCGGCTCCCGGAGCGTCGAGATGACCACGTGTGACTCCAGCCCACGAGTACTTCTGGTCGGTGCGACCGGGGAGGTCGGCCGACTCGCGGCGACGGACATGATCGGCCGCGGCGCCCACCTCGCCCTGGCAGGGCGCAACGAGCAGAGGCTGGCCGAGCTGGCCGCGAGTTCAGGCTGCCCCAGCCGTCGGCTGGACGCCTACGACCTGGATGCCTGCGCCAGAACGGGCCCCTGGGCACTGGTGAAGCTGGGCAGACTCGACGGTGTCCTCGTGACGATCGGGATCGCGGGCTTCGGACCGGCAGCGGAGGTCCCGGACGCCGCCGCCGAGCACCTCATGACCGTGAACGCCCTGTGCCCGATGGCCGTGCTGAGAGGCGCCATACCCGCCGTACGCGACGGCGGATTCCTGGCCGCCGTGAGCGGGGCGATCGTCAACGCTCCACTCATAGGCACCGCGGACTACGCGGCGTCGAAAACCGCCTTGGCCTGCTGGCTCGGAGTCCTGGCACGAGAGGTGCGCAGCCGCCACATCGCAGTGGTCGATGCCCGTCTTCGCCACATGGACACGGGCTTCGCCTCACGCGCTGTGGTGGGAAACCCGCCGCCCCTCCGGCCAGGCAATGATCCAGGCCCTGAGGTGCGGGCGCTGATCGATCATCTCGTCGGGCACCTCGCGAAACTCGCACCCCCAGGACCGCGGCCTCACCAGGGCCGGTGAGAACCGAACCTGCCCAACGCAGCGGACATCACAGGAGGAATCATGTCTACGCCGAAGGTTTCACCGGAGGAGACACCCGAGGTGGAGGGCTCGACAGCTTCCCCCCACGCGGAGCGCCCGGACGGAGGGCTCTGGGAGCATCCCTGGGTCATTCTGGCGCTCATCGCCACCGGAGCGGCCATGGTCGCCGCCT
Protein-coding sequences here:
- a CDS encoding hemerythrin domain-containing protein, encoding MSPSTTSQRPHTHEMVVVHRVFRRESALLPRLVRAVPDGATGRAAQVGAHLAEYMEGLRHHHTVEDETIWPLLRERAADEELVARMEEQHTGIDTCSAMVADRALQWQRTADRTAGQQLALALDEHRTALFEHLDDEERLVLPLVAQHLTVAEWDAVGRRGMEGIPKEKLMIALGALLEDATPQEEAYFLGRAPFIGRLLWKAVGRRQYAASCRALRAPLSELDGGPGR
- a CDS encoding pyridoxamine 5'-phosphate oxidase family protein — translated: MTVLDSAPTALDAYRTCEFVTLGRNGTPLAWPTAVARRPDGTLLLTTSLAFAQKALNVRRDGRVALLFSDPTGSGLDPAPQVFVGGRAQCPDEIMTGPEGAEEYWRMLFDRQPHSRSYLSAPMRPLMQWYYLRLLITVEPEQLTVRPPLAALSEPGAAAAVTGTEALSGAAQLSRFPTAVLAARDATGAPLLARTRPRPTPAGYLVDVPPDCAVERGSASLLVHRHDERLNHMYNASVRGDLRRTDDGWLLVPSAVVEPMGSGRPTDALRVLRHTKRSTDRYLERRGLPRPKVQWDRFRALAKSAAQKEQAS
- a CDS encoding GNAT family N-acetyltransferase, with the translated sequence MLDGTAGQDLPVGFGFRPYRGDEDHGAMAAVRLGCVERDRVDVHSVVEGLPTAAEIAEASARLEEPSRNQILVVLDGSVVGYSTIRWWQERDDTWLYLHRGHLLPEHRGQGIGSAMLSWAEARIRQLVIQHGTARTAVIGANATASEQDATALLRAAGYRRVFSLVELELGDLQQVPEPGSALPARIRTGPIGPSHYRAAWRTVVDSYADTGFTQRWPFQDFVDTADPACWRAAWNGQDMVGVALCSIHRHDHTVGEVEELSVRTDQRRLGIGRALLLDGLRSLREQGATTARLFTGTANPHRSYDLYESVGFRQQNEYVRYRKPLA
- a CDS encoding DUF4383 domain-containing protein codes for the protein MRLRDEMPVDHRLSQVYRVGAAVCGLLLLLFGCLGFADGLSSFGTDGQRIAGLSTNNLLSGVSVAFGLLLVVAAAVGGNLASTVNISVGVLFVLSGFVHLFLIGHEGNILDFGMSNVVFSFLMGLLVMTFGMYGRVSGGLPHDNPYWRRRHPKQAAREAPISLPQAGIATAASDRLPERRDDHV
- a CDS encoding SDR family NAD(P)-dependent oxidoreductase codes for the protein MTTCDSSPRVLLVGATGEVGRLAATDMIGRGAHLALAGRNEQRLAELAASSGCPSRRLDAYDLDACARTGPWALVKLGRLDGVLVTIGIAGFGPAAEVPDAAAEHLMTVNALCPMAVLRGAIPAVRDGGFLAAVSGAIVNAPLIGTADYAASKTALACWLGVLAREVRSRHIAVVDARLRHMDTGFASRAVVGNPPPLRPGNDPGPEVRALIDHLVGHLAKLAPPGPRPHQGR